One stretch of Balneola sp. MJW-20 DNA includes these proteins:
- a CDS encoding BspA family leucine-rich repeat surface protein yields MMAIKVGVILGGILFFSGSAVQAQTFTISENGIVSCKEASPGDTGVINDVTYTAVDNDLLYALVESGESFAACTSLVTSMVTLFREQSTIRTFVGSWDVSNVIDMTGMFYRASSFNQDITNWDVSSVTDMSGMFQFANSFNQEIGNWDVSSVTDMRLMFQEARSFNGDISTWDVSSVTDMDFMFSVAETFNQDIGSWDVTSVTDMAGMFSFASSFNQDISSWDVSSVTDMNFMFQYAYDFNQNIGTWNVSSNSRFNSMFEWAISFDQDLSSWDMSSATSLEEMFYQASSFNGDISTWNTSSVTNMNLMFYLATAFNQDIGNWDVSSVETMGGLFWGASAFNQNIGSWNVSNVFNMSGMFRGAATFDQDISGWDVTSVTGMNEMFLGASAFNQDLSTWDVSSVIGMNNMFNGATAFNQNIGSWDVSSVIGMDGMFSGAEVFNDDLSLWCVEKIPSLPADFAINSALEEGNYPVWGTCPTGTSTSNEDHPVTYILEQNYPNPFNPTTQISYSLPEASEVRIDVINMLGRRVATLVNERKSAGNYTVPFDATGFSSGIYFYTIQTGDFRQTKKMMLIK; encoded by the coding sequence ATGATGGCGATAAAGGTCGGGGTAATTCTTGGGGGCATACTATTCTTTTCAGGTTCGGCAGTACAGGCTCAGACATTCACAATATCGGAAAACGGAATAGTGAGTTGTAAAGAGGCTTCTCCCGGGGATACCGGTGTCATCAATGATGTAACTTATACAGCCGTTGACAATGATCTGTTGTATGCTTTGGTCGAGAGTGGTGAATCTTTTGCTGCGTGCACTTCATTAGTTACAAGTATGGTTACATTATTCAGAGAACAATCGACGATCAGAACATTTGTAGGATCCTGGGATGTATCAAATGTTATTGATATGACAGGTATGTTTTACAGGGCATCGTCCTTCAATCAGGACATCACGAATTGGGATGTCTCTTCCGTTACGGATATGTCAGGTATGTTTCAGTTTGCAAATTCATTTAATCAGGAAATCGGTAATTGGGACGTGTCTTCTGTTACAGATATGAGATTGATGTTTCAGGAAGCGCGTTCATTTAACGGTGATATCAGCACATGGGACGTTTCTTCTGTCACTGATATGGATTTTATGTTTTCGGTTGCAGAGACATTTAATCAAGATATTGGAAGCTGGGATGTCACTTCGGTGACCGATATGGCTGGTATGTTTAGTTTTGCGAGTTCTTTCAACCAGGACATAAGCTCTTGGGATGTTTCGTCTGTTACGGATATGAATTTTATGTTTCAATATGCATATGACTTTAATCAGAATATTGGCACTTGGAATGTATCATCAAATTCAAGATTCAACAGTATGTTTGAATGGGCTATATCATTTGACCAAGACCTTAGTTCCTGGGACATGTCATCAGCTACATCATTAGAGGAGATGTTTTATCAGGCCTCTTCTTTTAATGGTGATATAAGCACTTGGAATACTTCTTCTGTAACCAATATGAACCTGATGTTCTATCTGGCCACAGCGTTTAATCAAGACATTGGCAACTGGGATGTTTCATCCGTAGAAACGATGGGTGGTTTATTCTGGGGAGCCTCAGCATTCAATCAAAACATCGGATCCTGGAATGTTAGTAATGTTTTCAATATGAGCGGCATGTTTAGAGGTGCGGCTACATTTGATCAGGATATTTCAGGGTGGGATGTAACATCTGTAACCGGAATGAATGAGATGTTTTTAGGTGCATCAGCGTTCAATCAGGATTTAAGTACCTGGGATGTATCATCGGTGATAGGAATGAATAATATGTTTAATGGAGCTACGGCGTTCAATCAGAATATTGGATCTTGGGACGTGTCATCAGTTATTGGAATGGACGGCATGTTTTCAGGTGCAGAGGTATTTAATGATGATCTGAGTCTTTGGTGTGTAGAAAAGATCCCTTCCCTGCCGGCTGATTTTGCGATTAACTCTGCTCTCGAAGAAGGCAACTATCCTGTATGGGGAACATGCCCCACAGGCACGTCAACTTCGAATGAAGATCACCCTGTTACCTATATTCTGGAGCAAAACTACCCGAATCCATTTAATCCGACTACCCAGATCTCATATTCATTGCCCGAAGCCAGCGAAGTGCGCATAGATGTTATTAATATGCTTGGTCGGCGAGTAGCTACACTGGTTAATGAGAGAAAAAGTGCCGGCAATTATACGGTTCCGTTTGATGCTACGGGCTTTTCAAGTGGGATCTACTTCTATACCATCCAGACAGGTGACTTCAGGCAGACTAAGAAGATGATGCTGATTAAATAG
- a CDS encoding DEAD/DEAH box helicase, protein MLKKVIKQAIKAIGKEIEAVRETPSTDVLYQGTREKVSGEFIYTFDTNNQGLRFAEMIKAKVQDKEMEVELVEWKDNKARIEFPKDQGKVIQEVYLEWENDFVLRRMEDQLMNLSEKPDKLDQTKALLDPLKHFKEYKDAEQPLFDDLRNDAQQEAITKALNNNILYVWGPPGTGKTATIGYIVANYLQQGKKVLFVSNTNRAVDVGLLSVMDALYEIAPRYSHARMTRFGDAALDDERLDSVLFEHQVKDRIDSRKQEAAELSSTLSRYEDLQEKVDQLEKDGKEIPQELDLQCQLLGEKVDREGGPKELEDKIDRLVNINERGELMKKKLVATTMAKVCTSELFWNLNYDAVVVDEASMAGIPYLLIMSAISRDHLVVTGDPMQLPPIALNNDPEARDFLEQDVFTYVSDAKSTSDLFRWHDENPEFTCFFDTQYRLKDDLAGVISSVFYDGRLKSGNGKDEEGKKRRPGKSVALVDTSKYGPFLLQEQGERGFRPVNEVHHRVIEESIRKLMVKYPPEDVGIIVPFRNSVYKVREHLRNNNMNRIEVGTIHTFQGREKKVILFDTVMTGEMQGRQMRHYSVRPFDETKNGLSVPRLLNVAFSRSKELMIVLADMKHVEKIYGNKFLGRLLKSMKDISM, encoded by the coding sequence TTGCTAAAAAAAGTTATTAAACAGGCGATCAAAGCTATAGGTAAAGAGATCGAGGCAGTCCGCGAGACCCCCTCCACCGATGTGCTTTATCAGGGTACCCGTGAAAAAGTATCGGGTGAATTCATCTATACTTTTGACACCAATAACCAGGGACTTCGTTTTGCCGAAATGATCAAGGCAAAGGTGCAGGATAAGGAAATGGAAGTCGAGTTGGTGGAATGGAAGGATAATAAAGCGCGGATCGAATTTCCGAAGGATCAGGGTAAAGTAATACAGGAAGTGTACCTGGAGTGGGAAAATGATTTTGTACTCCGGCGCATGGAAGATCAGCTGATGAACCTCAGTGAAAAACCGGATAAGCTGGATCAGACCAAAGCCCTGCTGGATCCTTTAAAACATTTCAAAGAGTATAAAGATGCTGAGCAGCCCTTGTTTGACGATCTCAGAAATGACGCTCAACAAGAAGCGATCACCAAAGCACTGAATAATAACATCCTGTATGTATGGGGTCCTCCCGGAACCGGTAAAACAGCGACCATCGGTTATATCGTTGCCAATTATCTGCAGCAGGGCAAGAAGGTCCTGTTCGTATCGAATACCAACCGCGCAGTGGATGTCGGATTATTAAGCGTGATGGATGCCTTGTACGAGATCGCTCCGAGGTACTCTCATGCCCGTATGACCCGCTTCGGGGATGCGGCCCTGGACGACGAACGGCTGGACAGTGTGCTGTTTGAGCATCAGGTCAAAGACAGGATCGATTCCCGTAAGCAGGAAGCCGCAGAGCTTAGCAGTACACTTTCCAGGTATGAGGATCTTCAGGAGAAAGTGGACCAGCTCGAGAAAGATGGTAAGGAAATTCCACAGGAACTGGATCTGCAATGTCAGCTGCTGGGAGAGAAAGTGGACCGAGAGGGAGGTCCCAAAGAACTGGAAGATAAGATCGACCGGCTGGTGAATATCAATGAGCGGGGTGAGCTGATGAAGAAAAAACTGGTTGCAACCACCATGGCTAAGGTGTGTACCTCAGAGCTATTCTGGAACCTGAACTATGATGCGGTTGTAGTAGACGAGGCATCTATGGCTGGTATACCATATCTGCTGATCATGTCGGCCATTAGCCGGGATCATTTGGTGGTAACCGGTGATCCCATGCAGCTGCCTCCGATCGCACTGAATAACGACCCGGAAGCCCGGGACTTCCTAGAACAGGATGTGTTTACTTATGTATCGGATGCAAAGAGTACCTCAGACCTGTTTAGGTGGCATGACGAGAACCCGGAATTCACCTGCTTCTTTGACACCCAGTATCGCTTAAAAGATGACCTGGCAGGGGTGATCAGTTCTGTATTTTATGATGGCCGGCTTAAGAGTGGTAACGGTAAAGACGAAGAAGGAAAGAAGCGCAGGCCGGGTAAATCAGTAGCTCTGGTCGATACCTCGAAATACGGACCCTTTCTGTTGCAAGAACAGGGAGAAAGAGGATTCCGACCGGTCAATGAGGTACACCACCGGGTAATCGAAGAAAGTATTCGTAAGCTGATGGTAAAATACCCGCCGGAAGATGTAGGCATTATTGTACCCTTCCGGAACAGTGTATATAAAGTGCGTGAGCATTTGCGGAATAATAACATGAACCGGATTGAAGTGGGAACCATCCATACTTTTCAGGGCCGGGAGAAAAAAGTGATCCTCTTTGATACGGTCATGACCGGGGAGATGCAGGGAAGGCAGATGAGGCATTATTCCGTACGTCCCTTTGATGAGACCAAGAACGGGCTAAGTGTGCCCCGCTTACTGAATGTAGCCTTTTCAAGGAGTAAGGAGTTGATGATCGTTCTGGCCGATATGAAGCATGTGGAGAAAATCTACGGGAATAAGTTTCTGGGAAGACTTTTAAAGTCGATGAAAGATATCTCCATGTAG
- a CDS encoding GntR family transcriptional regulator codes for MKSSAKHIADRIRLMIATKQFQVGEILPSTRELGQQLEASFHTVRKAYHILEDEGLIEGEQGRGFTVKSQTSLLNKSDRLEKGSEKVQALVEELIGYGLDESEIELLFQEQLGFMEWPDRIQSSASVGENRELGKMLSDAIKKQVGVKSDVIAVDEYEKAAKYDALFVPIHLMSQFRSLSDSLLILPIVYDFDPDILLSIVDRAALDTIGLVTDGEDTIPKIIDELKRSIHFEGSFVAGTIYGKSLPLFVRDSDLVLYTPESARMVESKVPEKNRIRLEYLLSNKSAETIRAELWDQ; via the coding sequence TTGAAGTCATCGGCTAAACATATTGCCGACCGAATCCGGCTGATGATAGCCACTAAACAGTTCCAGGTGGGAGAGATCCTCCCCTCTACCAGGGAGCTTGGACAACAACTGGAAGCCAGTTTTCATACCGTAAGAAAAGCCTACCATATTCTGGAAGATGAGGGTCTGATCGAAGGCGAGCAGGGAAGAGGTTTCACCGTGAAAAGTCAGACCTCGCTGCTGAATAAGTCAGACCGGTTGGAAAAAGGCTCCGAAAAAGTGCAGGCACTGGTGGAAGAGCTGATCGGTTATGGACTGGATGAGTCAGAGATCGAATTGTTATTTCAGGAACAGCTTGGATTTATGGAATGGCCCGATCGTATTCAAAGCTCGGCGTCGGTGGGAGAGAACCGCGAACTGGGCAAAATGCTCTCGGATGCCATCAAAAAACAGGTGGGGGTTAAAAGTGATGTGATCGCTGTTGATGAATATGAGAAGGCAGCGAAATACGACGCTCTTTTTGTACCGATCCATCTCATGAGTCAGTTCCGCAGCCTCAGCGACAGTCTTCTTATTCTGCCTATCGTCTATGATTTCGATCCCGATATCCTGCTGTCCATTGTTGACCGGGCCGCTCTTGATACGATCGGACTGGTAACCGATGGTGAAGACACCATCCCGAAGATCATTGATGAATTGAAGCGAAGTATACATTTTGAAGGGTCCTTTGTAGCAGGTACGATCTACGGGAAATCCCTGCCGCTGTTTGTCAGAGATTCTGACCTTGTGCTCTATACCCCCGAGAGTGCACGGATGGTGGAATCTAAGGTCCCGGAGAAGAACCGCATCCGGCTGGAATACCTGCTATCCAATAAAAGTGCCGAGACGATCAGAGCCGAGTTGTGGGATCAGTAA
- the mutS gene encoding DNA mismatch repair protein MutS — MSARKQTPLMRQYFEIKEEHPGTILLFRVGDFYETFSDDAKLVSKELGITLTKRNNGGDQTPLAGFPYHALDNYLPKLVKKGYKVAVCEQTEDPEDAKKAGRKIVDREVTEITTPGVTLSEKLLEHKRNNYIISVFHSNDRVGVAFSDISTGEFALSELREESLPNLMAAIQPSEVLLPSKMKNKLEQHWDHYNITFIEDWVYEGSYGYDLLTEHFKTHSLKGFGVEELKTAHIAAGALMHYMQETQKAYLRHLRRLYKYESNEFMSLDAATKRNLELTTSIQEGGTDGTLISIMDHTSTAMGGRLLRRWIMRPLKRLKPIQQRLDAVEALFKDHEVRGNLREELEQVGDLERLISRICIGRCNARDLVQLKLSLAQVPRLKSQIASNEDPMLQDVSGRLKLMIELQDRIHKALNDEVPASTRDGGMFRDGFNEELDELRDIAKNGKNYIARIKDELSKEHGIPSLKIGYNKVFGYYIEVTNTHKDKVPDTFIRKQTLVNSERYITPELKEVEEKVLSAEERSKTLEYELFDELRLYVADYADDVQQIAQAIAELDCLQGFAEVAFKNNYGKPEVRDDDKIDIKKGRHPVVEKSLPLGEPFIPNDVLLNNDNQQILIITGPNMAGKSIILRQTGLIVLLAQVGSFVPAKSAYIGMVDKIFTRVGASDNLAAGESTFLVEMNEAANILNNATQRSLILLDEVGRGTSTFDGLSIAWSLAEYLHNHAPVAAKTLFATHYHELNELEEMYDRIVNFNVQVKEHDGKVIFLRKLIRGGADHSYGIQVANMAGLPTPVIDRAKEILGNLENHSLDITNSNGSIEKEAGAKKAASKAISDTIEKQPETQQMSMFQTHIDPRIETLLNKLEAVDPDRMTPIEALMLMTELKRLADN; from the coding sequence ATGAGCGCGCGTAAGCAGACTCCTTTAATGCGTCAGTATTTTGAGATAAAGGAAGAACATCCCGGAACCATTTTATTATTCAGGGTGGGGGATTTCTATGAGACCTTTTCGGATGATGCAAAACTGGTAAGCAAAGAGCTGGGGATCACTCTAACAAAAAGAAATAACGGGGGCGATCAGACTCCGCTGGCAGGATTTCCCTATCATGCACTGGATAATTACCTGCCTAAACTGGTAAAGAAAGGCTATAAAGTTGCCGTTTGTGAACAAACGGAAGACCCGGAAGATGCTAAGAAGGCGGGCAGGAAGATCGTAGATCGGGAAGTAACGGAGATCACTACTCCCGGAGTTACTCTTTCAGAAAAGCTGCTTGAACACAAAAGAAATAATTACATCATCTCGGTTTTTCACAGCAATGATCGTGTAGGTGTGGCTTTTTCTGATATCTCCACTGGTGAATTTGCGCTGAGTGAATTACGGGAAGAATCTTTGCCTAACCTCATGGCGGCTATTCAGCCTTCAGAGGTATTGCTGCCCTCTAAAATGAAGAATAAACTGGAGCAGCACTGGGATCATTATAATATCACCTTCATAGAAGATTGGGTGTATGAAGGTTCCTATGGTTACGATCTACTGACCGAACACTTTAAGACACATTCTTTGAAAGGATTTGGGGTGGAAGAGCTCAAGACTGCCCATATAGCTGCCGGTGCCCTGATGCACTATATGCAGGAGACTCAGAAAGCTTATCTGCGCCATCTTCGCAGGCTATATAAATACGAGAGTAACGAGTTTATGTCGCTGGATGCGGCAACTAAGAGGAACCTGGAACTGACCACAAGTATTCAGGAAGGAGGGACAGACGGGACGCTGATCTCTATTATGGATCATACCAGTACCGCTATGGGAGGCCGGTTACTGAGAAGATGGATCATGCGCCCGCTGAAAAGGCTCAAGCCGATCCAGCAGCGCCTTGATGCAGTGGAGGCTTTATTTAAAGATCATGAAGTGCGCGGAAATTTAAGGGAAGAACTGGAGCAGGTGGGCGACCTGGAGCGACTGATCTCCCGTATCTGTATAGGTCGCTGTAATGCCCGGGACCTGGTACAGCTGAAGCTTTCCCTTGCGCAGGTCCCCCGGTTAAAAAGCCAGATCGCTTCTAATGAAGATCCAATGCTGCAGGATGTATCCGGCAGGCTCAAATTGATGATCGAACTGCAGGACCGTATTCATAAAGCGTTGAATGATGAGGTACCGGCAAGTACAAGGGATGGCGGTATGTTCAGGGACGGCTTCAATGAGGAGCTGGATGAATTGCGTGATATTGCGAAGAACGGTAAGAATTACATTGCCAGGATCAAGGATGAGCTTTCCAAAGAGCATGGAATCCCCTCTCTGAAGATCGGATATAATAAAGTGTTCGGCTACTATATCGAGGTTACCAATACTCACAAAGATAAAGTACCTGATACTTTCATCCGGAAGCAAACGCTGGTTAATTCCGAGCGATATATCACTCCGGAGCTGAAAGAAGTAGAAGAGAAGGTGCTCTCAGCTGAAGAGCGATCCAAGACCCTGGAGTATGAGCTCTTTGATGAGCTCCGCCTTTATGTTGCAGATTATGCCGATGATGTACAGCAGATCGCCCAGGCCATTGCAGAACTGGATTGTCTGCAGGGATTTGCTGAAGTGGCCTTTAAGAACAATTATGGAAAACCGGAAGTAAGAGATGACGACAAGATCGATATCAAAAAAGGCCGGCACCCGGTGGTCGAAAAGTCACTGCCCCTGGGTGAACCATTTATTCCCAATGATGTACTGCTGAACAATGATAACCAGCAGATCCTGATCATCACCGGACCGAATATGGCCGGTAAGAGTATCATCCTTCGCCAAACCGGCCTGATCGTTCTGCTGGCCCAGGTCGGATCCTTTGTTCCGGCAAAGTCAGCATATATAGGGATGGTTGACAAGATCTTTACCCGGGTCGGGGCCTCTGATAACCTAGCGGCCGGTGAGAGTACTTTCCTGGTTGAAATGAATGAAGCCGCCAATATCCTGAATAATGCCACCCAGCGATCATTGATCCTGCTGGATGAAGTGGGCCGCGGCACCAGTACTTTCGATGGACTGAGTATCGCCTGGTCGCTGGCAGAATACCTGCACAATCATGCTCCTGTTGCTGCTAAGACCCTTTTTGCTACGCACTATCATGAGCTGAATGAACTGGAAGAAATGTATGACCGCATCGTGAATTTCAACGTGCAGGTTAAGGAACACGACGGAAAAGTGATCTTTCTCAGAAAACTGATCCGGGGTGGAGCGGATCACTCCTATGGAATCCAGGTAGCGAATATGGCCGGGCTCCCCACGCCGGTGATAGACCGGGCAAAGGAGATCCTGGGCAATCTGGAAAACCACAGCCTGGATATCACCAACTCAAACGGCAGCATTGAAAAGGAAGCCGGTGCAAAAAAGGCTGCCTCAAAAGCGATCTCCGATACGATCGAAAAGCAGCCGGAGACACAACAAATGTCCATGTTTCAGACTCATATCGACCCTAGAATTGAGACACTGCTGAATAAACTGGAAGCTGTGGATCCCGATCGTATGACTCCCATCGAAGCACTCATGCTGATGACCGAACTGAAGAGACTTGCAGATAATTGA
- a CDS encoding YihY/virulence factor BrkB family protein, which yields MQNFKDFWNQSYKLISRKDVFFNASAVTFNLFICAIPFLLILLSILGYILSVDEAFNELVRYGQELFPNFTYESQSSDVIKGPITIETILRPLVGAREAFGIAGIVILLFFTQGLIHSLKHVLFDSFDIEERKHPIMDAVYNFLAFGLLGTVFLFFSLSVSVVSLLDLDDFTIPFTEVVINLPWIYDVLNIILPIILTFFIQYVVFRFISERKIRPQVAVMGAATYTLLFEGARFGLSTYLNYAFSAYRFFYQGYTILVIISIWIFYSALLFVLATLLARAYKDVYVSNRPTIEENPYNAIS from the coding sequence GTGCAGAACTTTAAAGATTTCTGGAACCAATCGTACAAGCTGATCAGCAGGAAGGATGTCTTCTTTAATGCCTCTGCTGTCACCTTCAATTTGTTCATATGTGCGATCCCATTTCTGCTGATCCTCCTTTCTATTTTAGGATATATTCTGTCTGTTGATGAGGCCTTTAACGAACTGGTCAGGTATGGTCAGGAGTTATTTCCCAATTTCACTTATGAATCGCAGAGCTCCGATGTTATAAAAGGACCTATAACCATCGAAACTATACTTCGCCCGCTTGTCGGCGCCCGGGAAGCTTTCGGTATTGCCGGTATCGTGATCCTTTTATTCTTCACTCAGGGACTCATACACTCTCTGAAGCATGTATTATTCGATTCCTTTGACATAGAGGAACGTAAACATCCCATCATGGATGCTGTCTATAACTTCCTGGCTTTCGGTCTCCTGGGGACCGTTTTTCTGTTCTTCAGTCTATCGGTATCTGTGGTCTCCCTGCTTGACCTGGATGACTTCACGATCCCTTTTACAGAAGTTGTGATAAACCTGCCCTGGATCTATGATGTTCTGAACATCATCCTCCCGATCATACTCACCTTTTTTATTCAGTATGTGGTATTTCGGTTCATCAGTGAAAGAAAGATCCGGCCTCAGGTAGCTGTCATGGGAGCCGCAACCTATACCCTCTTATTTGAAGGAGCCCGATTCGGCCTCAGTACTTATCTGAATTATGCCTTTTCTGCCTACCGTTTTTTCTATCAGGGCTACACTATTCTGGTCATAATCAGTATCTGGATCTTCTACTCTGCTCTGCTGTTTGTATTAGCAACGCTTCTTGCCCGTGCTTATAAGGACGTTTATGTATCCAACCGGCCGACCATTGAAGAAAACCCATACAATGCCATCTCCTGA
- a CDS encoding DNA-3-methyladenine glycosylase, whose product MGSVLRRSYYERDDVVIIAKDLLGKVLCTEINGLFTAGKIVETEAYDGRCDNACHSHIHGRTDRTSIMFGPGGHAYVYLCYGIHHLFNVVTNREGLADAVLVRGIEPLDGVDTILQRRNKEQLQRSVGGGPGIASQALGITTDHYGTDLTGNRIWIEDRDFQVRDKEIIASPRVGIDYAGEDAKLPWRFRIRGNRFTSPAK is encoded by the coding sequence ATGGGATCAGTTCTAAGGCGGTCATATTATGAAAGAGACGATGTGGTTATCATTGCCAAAGACCTGCTGGGGAAGGTCTTGTGTACCGAAATAAATGGTTTATTTACCGCCGGTAAGATCGTTGAAACAGAAGCTTATGATGGCCGATGCGATAATGCCTGCCATTCTCATATTCACGGTCGCACAGACCGTACTTCTATTATGTTTGGTCCCGGCGGGCATGCCTATGTATATCTTTGCTACGGGATACATCATCTCTTTAATGTAGTCACTAACCGGGAAGGACTGGCCGACGCCGTTCTGGTACGAGGTATAGAACCGCTGGATGGGGTGGATACTATTTTACAACGCAGGAACAAGGAACAGCTTCAGCGATCGGTAGGAGGGGGACCCGGAATTGCATCTCAGGCACTGGGGATAACTACCGATCACTACGGGACCGATCTCACCGGTAACCGGATCTGGATCGAAGACCGGGATTTTCAGGTTCGGGACAAAGAAATCATTGCCAGTCCCAGGGTCGGAATAGACTATGCCGGTGAAGATGCTAAGCTGCCCTGGAGGTTCCGCATAAGAGGAAACAGGTTTACCAGTCCGGCGAAGTAA
- a CDS encoding YceI family protein, giving the protein MNFIKKNLKTFSVLTFAVFAVAMTNMVATSWDVDKSHSAINFEVTHFFTPVNGQFNDYTAQVNFDPNNLEESMIDVQIMVNSIDTKNEKRDGHLKSADFFNASEYPMMTFKSTEIRSVGNNKFVAVGDLQIKDVSREIELPFTLLGVQDNPMAEGKLVAGITSEMMIDRTEFDVGVGDWASDAVIGDEVTVNLNLELHTEK; this is encoded by the coding sequence ATGAACTTCATCAAGAAAAACCTCAAGACTTTTAGCGTACTGACCTTCGCTGTTTTTGCTGTAGCCATGACTAACATGGTTGCCACCAGCTGGGATGTTGACAAGTCCCACAGTGCGATCAATTTTGAAGTAACTCACTTTTTCACTCCGGTAAACGGACAATTCAACGACTATACTGCTCAGGTTAACTTCGACCCGAACAACCTCGAAGAGAGCATGATCGACGTACAGATCATGGTAAACAGCATCGATACAAAAAATGAAAAGAGAGACGGACATCTGAAGTCTGCTGATTTTTTCAATGCTTCTGAATATCCTATGATGACATTCAAGAGCACCGAGATCCGTTCTGTAGGAAATAACAAATTTGTAGCGGTTGGTGATCTTCAGATCAAAGATGTAAGCCGTGAGATCGAACTTCCATTCACACTTCTTGGTGTTCAGGACAATCCAATGGCAGAAGGTAAGCTGGTTGCCGGTATTACTTCTGAAATGATGATCGACCGCACCGAGTTTGACGTAGGTGTTGGTGACTGGGCTTCTGACGCTGTGATCGGTGATGAAGTTACTGTAAACCTGAATCTCGAGCTGCATACTGAGAAGTAA